One Danio aesculapii chromosome 13, fDanAes4.1, whole genome shotgun sequence DNA window includes the following coding sequences:
- the si:dkey-157l19.2 gene encoding uncharacterized protein KIAA1522 homolog: MSSGRESVGDLIPLDMLQVFSEERQHGRGKRGGRRAASFRRAFKWFKSQRRKTRRHATEKHGDLLATGSPVELPPSTLKTGLKEEVVGTVSLQQFQENVFVEGDRPKYVLDLHTEAQQGLKLQQQEDDRNGTDFPDDQSMISTVTAQTEDSMAFSELRGFESESTAADSVSMRSSISSRSTRSGLKRQASTFRPLKPDKSAEKPKTRRKPVRNVVGIPRHVQKELGLDRAAWITTNALDYQLSNGDVIIPAIITAVDGASSSSEQESLQDYPQSRQNLHIVLENNTEVPMVTKPTDILQRSMHQFVDPGTLGVPENPTGAVMSISPQATYLSKIIPNAVLPPSVDVVELSRSRSRSSVRTVSKSSLVSASPASTRASSRVSSHRSTTRTDYSGWSHSGSSETLVSNSSTISSSSTPRVASRGSQVENTNVAAKLNNYSSHVALKPSQVNGDSTEEEDIRKAATFTRNLSVMKRGKMPPPPPNRSYSLRNGKRSWKKSDGPSDLDDVSIPDGSPYPCVITSSETKVELGPKIGLYSSNGIVPSKEIQAVTETKNKVQTNGTSKLAELRKTLLSAKSLHNGNNSSPAVMALLSLLEIPTHPKVLAPPAPPPETWAHNQRSFELLCGPGPVNYARWAKKRGLKVADETDLALGSCANASELQPVMLKGMVESLTSDSRVAPSQSSVLEHCPPVPVISQANPPPPPPDFVPLTPTLAAKAIKDLTTWIPPPPQFPPPAPPVPPVSTDAATPFTVTNDKDFPPPPPPFSPKTLQSMPQLPPGIPPPPPQAVPPPPTQAVPPPPTLPSEPQKIPSPPKESEALIQDVLVTSAVTSQQIYVPPLLPQPTDVRAQLLNVPPPLPTDVKSQVSIPPPPSLPTDARFQQIIVPPPPPLFADSKSEVIVPPPPPLPADAKSQQIIVPPPLPQPADAKSQQIIVPAPPPLPADARFQHVIVSPAAPPPLPLSTEVKKEDKLETMEVEKRTSSPSLAKEESSSPMVTQSLLQMVRLRSVKSNQTQAADLDKPSQAKPKSGTNQEAPPKPIRRSLILTSLPPDLESQSSTEPKTESPSNTVHANTTNVTNTQQGVTKPEPQSNHIDQTRVEPTCSSATEPSTTSAPKESEAKHPFAEPDLKLQTLKEQIQPSVPVTESLPTKTVPKDQSVSKPITQLQAQEPPKTKSITGIPSKIVEQPKIQTPTIIATSTPPVGSSPANPSMRLQDAIRLKAAAMSSKDNQAKIFGLRSPPAATVPNSPASTASFIFSKSTKKVVIETPSSLEVQADLRKTLVAEFASVSESAKSNDLHKTANKVPPPIAKKPNGKVESVVQNSAEVQSAAKSNHVQTETVQTAGQEVQTENPEKLIKE, translated from the exons GCCTTAAAGAAGAGGTTGTAGGCACAGTTTCTCTTCAGCAGTTCCAAGAAAATGTGTTCGTGGAGGGTGATCGACCTAAATATGTGTTAGACCTCCACACAGAAGCCCAGCAGGGCCTGAAACTGCAGCAGCAAGAGG aTGACAGGAATGGCACAGACTTCCCTGATGACCAAAGCATGATT TCAACAGTAACTGCTCAGACTGAAGACAGCATGGCCTTCAGTGAGCTGAGAGGCTTTGAGTCTGAGAGCACAGCAGCTGATTCTGTTTCAATGCGCTCCTCCATTTCTTCACGATCAACTCGTTCAGGACTCAAACGCCAAG CCTCAACATTCCGGCCTCTGAAGCCAGATAAGTCTGCAGAGAAGCCCAAAACTCGTAGAAAGCCTGTGAGAAATGTAGTAGGAATTCCTCGACACGTCCAGAAAGAACTGG GGCTGGACAGGGCAGCATGGATCACCACCAATGCTCTTGATTACCAACTGTCCAATGGGGATGTGATCATACCTGCCATAATAACTGCTGTGGATGGTGCATCTAGCAGCTCTGAACAAGAAAGTTTACAAGACTATCCACAGAGTAGACAGAACCTGCACATCGTTTTGGAAAACAACACAGAGGTCCCCATGGTGACAAAACCCACAGATATCCTCCAAAGATCCATGCACCAATTTGTAGATCCAGGCACTTTAGGTGTTCCAGAGAACCCAACTGGTGCAGTGATGTCCATCTCGCCCCAGGCCACATATTTGTCTAAAATCATTCCGAATGCTGTACTTCCACCATCTGTGGACGTTGTGGAACTCAGTCGCAGCCGAAGTCGGAGCAGCGTCCGAACCGTCAGCAAGAGCAGCCTGGTGTCAGCCAGCCCAGCGTCCACCCGGGCATCCTCCAGAGTCTCTTCACATCGCTCTACTACTCGTACAGACTATTCTGGCTGGAGCCACTCAGGATCGTCAGAGACGCTTGTATCTAATTCCTCTACCATCTCCAGCAGTAGCACTCCCCGTGTGGCCAGCAGAGGGAGTCAGGTTGAAAACACAAATGTTGCTGCAAAGCTGAACAACTACAGTTCCCATGTTGCTTTGAAACCTAGTCAAGTGAATGGGGACTCTACAGAGGAGGAGGACATCAGAAAAGCTGCTACTTTTACACGTAACCTATCTGTAATGAAACGTGGCAAGATGCCTCCACCTCCTCCCAACAGGTCATATTCCTTACGGAATGGCAAACGGTCATGGAAGAAATCTGATGGTCCTTCTGACTTGGATGATGTTAGCATTCCTGATGGATCACCGTACCCTTGTGTCATTACTTCATCTGAAACAAAGGTTGAGTTGGGCCCTAAAATAGGCTTATATTCTTCCAATGGAATTGTCCCGTCAAAGGAGATCCAGGCAGTCacagaaacaaaaaataaggttCAAACAAATGGTACGAGTAAACTTGCTGAACTGAGGAAAACCCTTTTGTCTGCAAAAAGTCTTCATAATGGTAACAATTCCTCTCCAGCTGTAATGGCTCTCTTGTCTTTGCTAGAGATTCCCACCCATCCCAAAGTACTGGCTCCCCCAGCTCCTCCACCAGAGACCTGGGCACACAACCAACGTTCTTTTGAATTGCTGTGTGGGCCTGGACCTGTTAACTATGCACGATGGGCCAAAAAGAGAGGTCTTAAAGTTGCAGATGAAACAGACCTAGCATTAGGCAGTTGTGCCAATGCATCGGAGCTGCAGCCAGTGATGCTAAAAGGCATGGTTGAATCCTTAACTTCAGACTCTCGTGTCGCACCATCTCAATCATCTGTCCTGGAGCATTGCCCTCCAGTGCCAGTCATCAGCCAAGCCAATCCTCCACCACCCCCTCCGGACTTTGTTCCTTTAACTCCTACTCTAGCTGCCAAAGCTATAAAAGACTTGACCACTTGGATTCCTCCACCTCCCCAGTTTCCTCCTCCAGCACCTCCAGTACCTCCAGTAAGTACAGATGCTGCAACCCCTTTCACTGTGACAAATGATAAGGACTTCCCTCCACCACCCCCACCATTTTCACCAAAGACTTTACAATCAATGCCTCAGTTACCACCAGGtattccaccaccaccaccacaggCAGTTCCACCTCCACCGACACAGGCAGTTCCACCTCCACCAACACTACCGTCTGAACCGCAGAAAATCCCATCTCCTCCAAAAGAATCTGAAGCTTTGATACAGGATGTGTTGGTGACATCTGCTGTAACTTCTCAACAAATATATGTTCCTCCACTTCTGCCCCAACCCACCGATGTAAGAGCTCAACTACTCAATGTTCCTCCTCCACTACCTACTGATGTAAAGTCTCAAGTCAGCATTCCTCCTCCTCCCTCACTACCCACTGATGCAAGATTTCAACAGATCAttgttcctcctcctcctccactaTTTGCTGATTCAAAATCTGAAGTCATTgttcctcctccacctcctctaCCTGCTGATGCAAAATCTCAACAGATCATTGTACCTCCTCCTCTTCCACAACCTGCTGATGCAAAATCTCAACAGATCATAGTACCTGCTCCCCCTCCACTACCTGCTGATGCAAGATTTCAGCATGTAATTGTTTCTCCTgctgctcctcctcctcttccactATCTACTGAAGTAAAAAAGGAGGACAAATTGGAGACCATGGAAGTCGAGAAACGGACAAGCAGTCCCTCTCTAGCCAAAGAGGAATCCTCCAGTCCCATGGTCACCCAGTCTCTCCTGCAGATGGTTCGTCTCAGGTCAGTGAAGTCCAATCAGACACAGGCAGCAGATCTCGATAAACCATCACAAGCCAAACCAAAATCTGGTACCAATCAGGAGGCACCCCCAAAGCCAATTAGACGGTCTTTGATTCTGACATCACTGCCTCCTGATCTGGAATCTCAATCCAGCACAGAACCAAAAACTGAATCTCCGTCCAACACTGTACATGCAAACACAACCAATGTAACAAACACTCAGCAAGGGGTAACTAAACCAGAGCCTCAATCGAATCACATTGACCAAACAAGAGTAGAACCAACATGCTCATCAGCTACTGAACCAAGTACCACTTCAGCTCCTAAGGAATCAGAGGCTAAACATCCTTTTGCAGAACCAGACCTCAAACTCCAAACCCTCAAGGAACAAATCCAACCTTCAGTGCCTGTCACAGAATCCCTGCCAACCAAAACGGTGCCAAAAGACCAATCAGTCAGCAAGCCAATTACCCAACTTCAGGCACAAGAACCcccaaaaacaaaaagcataacTGGAATACCCTCAAAGATTGTTGAACAGCCAAAAATCCAAACACCAACAATCATTGCCACTTCCACACCTCCTGTAGGATCTTCGCCAGCTAACCCCTCCATGCGTCTCCAGGATGCAATTCGTCTGAAGGCTGCCGCTATGTCTTCAAAAGACAACCAAGCAAAGATATTTGGTCTTCGGTCCCCTCCCGCAGCCACTGTACCCAACTCTCCTGCATCTACAGCCAGCTTCATCTTCTCCAAGAGCACAAAGAAGGTTGTAATAGAGACACCATCGTCCTTGGAGGTTCAGGCTGACCTGAGAAAGACTCTAGTGGCAGAGTTTGCCTCTGTCTCTGAATCAGCCAAGTCTAATGACTTACACAAGACTGCTAATAAGGTTCCTCCGCCTATTGCTAAGAAACCCAATGGTAAGGTTGAGAGCGTTGTTCAGAATTCTGCAGAGGTCCAATCTGCAGCCAAGTCAAATCATGTGCAAACAGAGACTGTACAAACTGCCGGACAGGAAGTACAGACAGAGAACCCTGAGAAACtgataaaggaataa